The DNA region TCTGGCGTGGTTGTTTTCGGATAGTGTGGCCATCGACTACCTTCCTCTCCCTGCCAATCCTGTTGGGAAGGCGGCTATAGCAAGGGCAGCTGCAGAAGCAGTAGCGAATGGAAAGCAATCAACGTGGAATTGGGCCCAGAGGTCGACCGTGGTAGTTGGATCGGTGCTCATGGCTCTTGGTGCTTCTTTCTGGTTTAAGCCTTTCTAAGCATGCGagagtttgcatttgaacgATTTACAGACAAGACTTGGCTAGCTGCCTTCCTTGGATATAAAGAGTACTTACAGATCACTACACAGTCTCCAAGGTAGCTACAATCTCCATAGGACAGACTATGCGATTACCATATTTGGAGAAGCTTTCGGGACAGCTGTGTTCAAATTCTGACAGGGAACTGACTAGACTGTATTTAATGATGCTGCTTATGTATAAGTGGTCCACTTGATACAAAAGTAGATACAAAGTAGaattgaagagaaaggacAACTGATGACAACAAAATATGATGTTGATAGTAGAATAGTGAGAGTCGAGGACAAAATGACGTGACTAAgccagaagaggaaggtggCTGATGTCGTAGCCCCAATTTGATCACGAAACAACAAGCCACGGATCAACCACATTCCTTTTCTGCGTACCTGCGCCATTCTCCGTTTTCTCCGAATTCCAAACTTTACTCTTTTTAGCATCCTCATCACGACAGAGATACTCTTCGTACGACATTCTGTTTCTGTGAAGGTATTCTTCAAGAGTCATCGTGCCACGATCATAGCTTGTCTCTCGAAACACAAGTGAGTTATCATGACTTGCCAGCTCGCGCGTCTCTGGATATGCTGCTGATATACGTCGAGGTTTAGTTTGCTTTCGTTTCTTTTGAGACATTTGTCTGTCGAGTTAACACGTTAGATTAGACATGTTACTTGACTGAGTATCACTCACTCAACATAATCCTCCACCCATGCCTTCCGAGCAGACGGCACAGACGAAACACTACGCGACGGCTGTCCACCGAAGCCCTGAGAGTGAGATACCTGAGCCTCCCCCGAGCCTCCATTCGCCGTCCTCGCCCCCAACTCCAACGGATAACCCTTGCTCCCACTCGGCCAAAAGCACGCTTCACTCTTCATACTCTGCTTCCTAACCCCCTGCATCACAAAAAATGGCCACGAAGCCACTACGCCCGTCTTCTCTCGCTTCTGTCCAGCCGGAACCGGAATCCTCCCGCCCTTCTCGCCTCTCTCCGGGTCAACAAGACCGGGTGTAACACCACGGGTCGTATTCAGTCCCAAATCCACACCCCTTTTATGCACCACCCTCGCAACCTCATTAATCGACGCCTGTGACTTCCAGTCCGCGACATGGAACAGTCTCCGGAATTCCTCGCGGCGCAGCTCGATCTCCAACGAGCTCACTTCAGACCGGAACCTAGGGTTAACGCGGTCGAGAATATCCTGCGCCTCGATGCGACGGTCAAGCCGGAACCAGGCTTCGAGGCGCCAGCCTTCGACTTTTGATGAGATGCGGGACGGGAGGACGGGGAAGTCGCGGACATGTTTGTTGAAAATCTTGTGGGGTGTTTCGCGGACGCGCGCGCGGGATTTGATGTACTGGGTTCCCGGGCGGAGGGCATACAGGACGGAGGGTAGGTTGTCGATGGACCAATGGGACTGGTCTGGATGGGGGGATGTGATGTCTGAGTCTGTCCTGTCTGGGGTTCGGGGACGGTCTGGTTGGGGGTGATTCTCCGGCATGATGGTCAGTGTCGTAGCGACAGTGGGGTGTATGGCTGCTAACCTGGTGTTCGTTTGCGATAAGTTGCGATTGATGTTGTTTGGCCATTTTGACAGGTCTGCAAACGTACAATACACAAGCATGTTCAAGTGagatggaagaagagaaacaaaGTAACAGAGGTTGGTTGTCCAGTTTTCATTCACTCCAGACACCAGTTGCTCTGCACATTGCTCCATGTTTGTCCATAATGCCATATCTGTTAGGCAGATACAATATAACTTTTATTCACTTGTTGAAATATAACACCCCATTATCAAGTATACCTCATACCCCATAGTAACCCCAAAACACAGCCAGCCCTATGCATAACATGCATAAATATCATAACTAATCCGCATAGCACAACTCACCACTTCTGTATGCACAACTCCAACAAGAACACCACCCATTataagaaagaaaatgcTCCGGCTCCTCCCCCAATCTCTCCCCAAATCCGCATCTAAACTCACCCCCCTCTACACCCTCTACCTCTCCTGCAACACCAAACCCGGCGCCCGGCGCCCGCTCCCCGCCAACGCAAGCGGAACCATCACCGCCATGCGCGACGACAAAGTCGACGTGAGCGTTTCCGCGCCCCCAAAAGACGGCGAGGCGAATACCGCTGTGAGGCGGGTTTTTGCCAAGGTACTTATTGCCgcccccctcccccctcTCCGTTTTCCCTTGTGTGTCTGGTGGTTGGATTGTTGATTAAAGTAACTAGGTATTCAATACAGCGCCGTCGAATGTAGAAGTGATTCGCGGGGAGAAAAGCCGGGAGAAAGTATTGAGGATTGAAGACTTGGTGCTGGATTTTGGAAGAAGGGAGTTAAGCGGAGAGGAGCGGATAGAGGAGGGGTTACGGATTGTTAAGGGAAAGTTGAGGGAGCATTGTTTGtagatgtactctgtaggcAATATTATGAGTTGTATACGACGGTAATTTTGATACGCGTGACATCACCGAAATTTTCATCGCATCTTCAACATTTAACGTTGACTTCAATCGCATCGCATTTATCATTTATGAGAACAGAAAAATAAGAAAATGTCTACACAAGATACCCAACCAGCTACACAAGCACAACCACCCCTCGAACAAAAAGCATCAAAACGAAAACCCTCCGACATGCAACCACCAATCCACTTCACCGCGCGCGATCCCCCATGGACCTATCTCAAACTGCAGCTGCACGTCCAGCCCATAGACAACCAGTCTAGTGAAACAATTACTAACTTGGAAATAGAATATCCCAAGCTCAAGCCAATTTCCAAGCCAAAAATGATACCCCCCTGGATCCCCTCACAGCCCGCACATATCTCACCGCCGCGCTCGCCCAGTTCCTCGGTTTAGTTGGGACTAGTATTTCGATTGACATCCTTAAAATCGCTTCTTCCTCTACATCGAAATCTATTTTCTCGGCGACACCGACTTCTGAAAACGTCGTCTGGATCCGCGTCCCCCGCCCCGACGCTGCGGCTGTCGTTGCGGCGCTGAGTTCGTGGATCGGTGGCACAACTGGGAACGGAGGTGTTGCGTGGAGGGTTTGCGCAAAGGGGAATTTCCTGGGTGCGCTCGTCGCGGGGGATGGGAGAGATTTGTTCGTGCCGTGATGGTCGGTTGATTTGGTTCGGATACTATATTTTGAATGGATGAGTGGTGACGGGACGACCAGGCAGACTCGCACTGCTCGACACCAGTCTTTTTGGCGTTGAAAATGGGAGGTAGCCCATCAGTATCTCATGAGGCTCGGAACATGGCGCGTTCTGGCAGCAACGCAATTGATCAGTGCAACCATGCCTCGAGGCAGCTCACAGGAGATCCTCCAGTGAGGAGGTTTACGCAATTGGCAGATGGGCATATTCTTATGTCTAACAGGAAATAGAGGTCATAACGCCCTAGGAATTGCAGATCTATCTAATATCCAATTCTATTAACAAACTTCCAATCCAGACAAAAGAAACAATCCACAAAGGCTTTTGCATTGTCAATCTGTTGCTACTGTTTCAAACAGTGATAAACGCCAAACTCTGTCGCTTAAAGATAGTACAGGCTGAAGTCAGCCTAATGAAATTTTTggccctttttttttttcttttcgtcaGGTATTTTGCGGTTGATAAAGACTAAACCGAAACAGATTGTTTGCTCCGAGCACTCTTGGAACTCCCATAGATGGTAGTCGTCGACGCAGAAGCCGGAATATTAGCCACAACCTTAGTTCTCAGTGCAGAGCGGATCTCCTCGACACTTCGGTCCTTCCACTCGGGAAATCCAGTGGTACTCAACGGGTACAGCACGAGGTTCTCATCACGCGTGGTGAAATCGTCGACCTTGGGCGGTGGCATGGCAGTGATGATGTCCAGTTCCAGGGCAATTTGCCTGCAATATGTGTCCAAAGGTAGGTCGTTGACGTCGTGGCCAAAGGGGTTTTCAATTTCGCTGCCGATGGTGTCAAGACCGAGGATAATATATGCAGCGACTGCACTCGTTAGCTTGATATTAAATCACATTTAGATACCACTCACTAATAGAACCTGGGATGGTCACCCATTGGAGGGTGGTGTAGAGTTGAAACGGAAGCACGAGAACATAGATCCACGCAATCTGAG from Aspergillus chevalieri M1 DNA, chromosome 2, nearly complete sequence includes:
- a CDS encoding uncharacterized protein (COG:A;~EggNog:ENOG410PRZZ;~InterPro:IPR020347;~go_component: GO:0000172 - ribonuclease MRP complex [Evidence IEA];~go_component: GO:0005655 - nucleolar ribonuclease P complex [Evidence IEA];~go_process: GO:0006379 - mRNA cleavage [Evidence IEA];~go_process: GO:0008033 - tRNA processing [Evidence IEA]); amino-acid sequence: MSTQDTQPATQAQPPLEQKASKRKPSDMQPPIHFTARDPPWTYLKLQLISQAQANFQAKNDTPLDPLTARTYLTAALAQFLGLVGTSISIDILKIASSSTSKSIFSATPTSENVVWIRVPRPDAAAVVAALSSWIGGTTGNGGVAWRVCAKGNFLGALVAGDGRDLFVP
- a CDS encoding uncharacterized protein (COG:S;~EggNog:ENOG410Q1VH), whose translation is MPENHPQPDRPRTPDRTDSDITSPHPDQSHWSIDNLPSVLYALRPGTQYIKSRARVRETPHKIFNKHVRDFPVLPSRISSKVEGWRLEAWFRLDRRIEAQDILDRVNPRFRSEVSSLEIELRREEFRRLFHVADWKSQASINEVARVVHKRGVDLGLNTTRGVTPGLVDPERGEKGGRIPVPAGQKREKTGVVASWPFFVMQGVRKQSMKSEACFWPSGSKGYPLELGARTANGGSGEAQVSHSQGFGGQPSRSVSSVPSARKAWVEDYVE
- a CDS encoding DUF167 domain-containing protein (COG:S;~EggNog:ENOG410PU43;~InterPro:IPR003746,IPR036591;~PFAM:PF02594), with the protein product MLRLLPQSLPKSASKLTPLYTLYLSCNTKPGARRPLPANASGTITAMRDDKVDVSVSAPPKDGEANTAVRRVFAKVFNTAPSNVEVIRGEKSREKVLRIEDLVLDFGRRELSGEERIEEGLRIVKGKLREHCL